The Pseudomonadota bacterium genomic interval TCGGCGCCCGCGTCCCGTTCTCGTCGATGAGCAGGTCGAGGGTGTCGATCGTCTCGCCGGCCTGGTTGTTGCGCCAGTTGAGCGCCGCCGACTTGTAGCGCGCGAACAGCGACTCGGGGGCGGAGGCCCGGTACAGGTCCGAGAGATCCTGGGCGCCGGCGGCGAGGCCGATCCCCTCCGCGAGATCGATCGCGAGGAAGAGGCGCCGCGCCGGTTCGCGCACGCGCTCGAGCCGCAGCGTGATGTCCTCCTCGAAGCTGTAGCCCGGCCCGGGGGGGGCGCCGTCCGCCACCGCCTTCGGCCGAGCGTCGTTCTCGAGCCCGACGACGAGGCTGCCGTCCGCGTTCGAGACCGCGACCCCGAGGCGCCAGCTCCCGGCCTCGTGGCACGACTTGACGAGCAGGCGGTTCCAGCCCTCGCGGAGCACGACCGGCACGCGGAACTGGTCCGTGGCGTCGCCGGTGATCTTCTGCTGCGAGAGCACCTCGATGTCGTTCACCCACACGCGGATCGCGTCTGACGTCGTGACCCGGAGCATGTACGGCCCCTCCGCGGGCACCTTCACGTAGGTGTTCGCGTAGGCCGCCACGTTGGCCGACGGGGAGACGAGATCGCCGAGGTCGAGGTTGCGCTGGTGATCGACCGGGACGTCCACCCGCCACCGGGCGGGGAACAGCGTGCCGTCGTAGGACGCGTCGAGGTTCAGCTCGCGCTCCGGCGGGTACTCCGCCGCGAAGCCCTTGCCGGCGTCGTTCTCGAACGGGCTCACCAGCGCGAAGTGCGTGAGGAGGCCGCGCCGGTCGAGCGCCCGCTCGGCGGCGGCCGGATCGGCGTTCATGCGCCGCTGCCAGCTCGCGACGTAGGCCGCGGCGAGGCGCCGGATGCCCTCGTCGGGGTGGCGCGCGACGAGCTCCTCGAACAGGGCGAGCAGCTCTCGGTACTGGGTCGTCGTCAGCGACAGGTTGAGGAGCGCCTGGAGGTGGTTGTACGGCGCGTCGTCGAGCTTGGACGAGAGGGCGAGGTACAGGTGCTCGAACGCGGCGTCCTCGTCGCCCCGGAACCGCGCGAGCTCCGCGGCGATCTCGTGCGTGACCGTCGCGTCGGCGGCGACGGCGGCGGCCTCCTCGACCGCGCGCTCGGCCTCGGCGATGTCCTTGGCGGTGTAGAACCGCTCCGCGGCCTGCGACAGCGCGTCCTCGTTCCACGCGGGCTTCGAGGGCCCGGTGGGGTAGGCGGGCATCGAGCGCGACGTCGTCGCGCAGGAGGCCATGAACACCGCGAGGGCGAGGAAGGGGGTGGCTTTGATTCTCATGTGGGTGCTGCTCCGTCCGTTGTTTCGTGTCGCTCGACCGCGCTCTCTGGTATGGTGGTGCGGTTTCGACAACTCGTACCGCGAAAAGCAATACCGCGGAAGCGGGTTCCGTATTCCGTGAGGTTCGGATTTTTACCCTGCGGGGGCGAAGGAGGTTTCGATGCGCAAGATGATCACGGCGGCGGTATTGGGCGTCTTCGCGTGGGCGGCCTGCGGGTGCATGGCGGAGGCGACGCCTGCGGACATCCAGAAGATGTGCGAGAACTTCGCGCACCTGAACGGGGCGGATCAGATGCCGTCGAAGGAGGCGCTCGTCGCCGACGTCGACGCGATGTTCGATCAGCTCCAGAAGGACGTGAAGGCGACGCGCGACGAGCAGGTCAAGCTGTGGGAGAACGACCTTGAGGCGCAGCTCGCCGCCTCCAAGGACGAGGCGCAGAAGGCGTCGCTGCAGAGCCTGATGGCCGAGAGGAAGAAGCAGGCCGACGAGAAGATGCAGCTCGACCTCTCGGAGTTCGTGCCGCGGCGGGCGGAGGAGATGGCGAAGATCGACGAGAAGATAAAGACGGCCAAGGCGGAGTTCGACGCGGCCATCAAGAAGTGCGTCGAGAAGGCCAATGCCGAGAAGATCACGCAGGAGCTCGCGCTGTGCCGCAGCGGCGCCGAGACGCTCGACAAGTACAACCAGGTCTGTTACTGACCGCCACGAGTCGAACCGTTCCCTTCCTCCTTTTCGCGGGGTCCTTGTCCGGGCCGTGGCGCTCCTATATCATTTCGGCATGGCCGACGAGCCGAACGTCAACTACCTCGAGGAGATCCTCCGCGCGCTCACGAGCGGTGGCGTCCGCTTCGTCGTCGCAGGCGGGGTGGCGATCGTCCTCCACGGCATCGAGCGCACGACCATGGACCTCGACATCGCGCTCGAGCTGTCCAAGGAGAACGTGAGCCGTTTCCGGGAAGTGATGGAGTCCCTGGGCCTCCAGCCGCTCGTGCCGGTGCCCGTCGAGGCCCTCTCGGATCCGGAGCTGGTCCGGATGATGGTCGAAGAGAAGCATGCCATCGCGTTCATGCTCGCCGACCCGGACATGCCCTTGCGCAAGGTCGACGTCTTCCTCACCGAGAGGCTCAGCTACGAGAGCCTGGCCGCCGACTCGGTCCCCGTAGAGATCCCCGGGATCTCGCTGCGGGTCGTTTCCCTCGCCCGCCTGCTCGAGCTGAAGCGGGCCGTCGACCCGCCGCGAGACAAAGACGTTTTCGACATACGGGCCATCGAGCGCCTCCTGCACGAGGGGCGAAGGGATGGCTGACGATCTCGCGGGCGTCATCCGCGCCATCCCGGAGGAGGCGTTCCGCGCGCCGCGGAACCCGCTCGAGAGCATGAGCTCCCTGGAGCGGCTCCGATGGCTGCAACAGACCGCCTATTTCATCTGGAAGCACAAGGGCGCGGCCCGAGGGAAAGAGGAGGCGGACCCCTTCCCCCGTCGTCACCCGGACTGACATCGTACGGTCCGGTTTTTTGCCTTGCTTCGCATCACCGCTTTATGGTGTAGCGGCTTCGCGAACCGAGGAGGATCACCATGACCGAGCAGAAGGCGACGAACATCACCTGGCACGACCACATCATCTCGACCGCCGAGCTCGAGAAGCTCCACGGCCACAAGGGCACGACGATCTGGTTCACGGGGCTCTCCGCCTCCGGCAAGTCGACGATCGCGAACGCGGTCGCCGCGGCGCTCCACGGCATGAAGGTGAGCACGTTCGTCCTCGACGGCGACAACATCCGCCACGGGCTGAACAAGAACCTCGGCTTCTCGGCCGCCGACCGCGAGGAGAACATCCGGCGCATCGGCGAGGTGGCGAAGCTGTTCACCCAGGCGGGCGTCGTCAACCTGACGGCGTTCATCAGCCCGTACCGCGCGGACCGCGACAAGGCGCGCGCCCTGCAGCCCGAGAGCTTCGTCGAGGTGTACTGCGATCCCGGGATCGCGGTGTGCGAGCAGCGCGATCCGAAGGGGCTCTACAAGAAGGCGCGGGCCGGCGAGCTGAAGGGCTTCACGGGCGTCGACGATCCGTACGAGGCACCGGAGAAGCCGGAGCTGGTGCTCGACACGGGCAGCCTGACCGTCGGCGAGTGCGCCCACGCCGTGATAGATCT includes:
- the cysC gene encoding adenylyl-sulfate kinase — translated: MTEQKATNITWHDHIISTAELEKLHGHKGTTIWFTGLSASGKSTIANAVAAALHGMKVSTFVLDGDNIRHGLNKNLGFSAADREENIRRIGEVAKLFTQAGVVNLTAFISPYRADRDKARALQPESFVEVYCDPGIAVCEQRDPKGLYKKARAGELKGFTGVDDPYEAPEKPELVLDTGSLTVGECAHAVIDLLKKRGVIG
- a CDS encoding nucleotidyl transferase AbiEii/AbiGii toxin family protein, which produces MADEPNVNYLEEILRALTSGGVRFVVAGGVAIVLHGIERTTMDLDIALELSKENVSRFREVMESLGLQPLVPVPVEALSDPELVRMMVEEKHAIAFMLADPDMPLRKVDVFLTERLSYESLAADSVPVEIPGISLRVVSLARLLELKRAVDPPRDKDVFDIRAIERLLHEGRRDG